The genomic DNA GGCCATCAGCGGGCCTCCCCTGGTGTCCGATCCACACGACCGAGCGTAGAAGCCTTGATCATCGGCGAGCAAGGCGGGCACGGCGCGCCGGGCGAGGGGCGCCGGACGCGCCGAGGGTTGTCGGGGACGGCCAGGACATCCAGCGAGTAGCCGAGTTTCTGCGCCCAGATCACGTGCGCGATCGGCCGCGGCGGCACCCGGACCAGTTCCCAGCGCTGGATCGAGTCCCGGCTGACGCCCACCAGGGCGCCGAGTTCCCCCTGGGCCATCCCCAAGGCCAGGCGGCGATTGCGCAGCGGCACCGCCAACCGCCGCCGCTCGAAGATCTCGAAGGTCTCCCCGGGCCGCTGGCGCACCGGGCCTATGCGCAGTTCGCCGTCCCGGCCGATGATCACCAGCCGCCGGCCGAGCTCGTGCGACCACTGGATCAGGTGCCCCAGCGTCGGTTCTATCGCCCCGGTCTCCCATTCGGAGATGGCACGGCCCCGAACCGGCATACCGACGGCGAGCGCGTTCTGAGAGAGCCCGGCGTCCAGGCGGGCGGACCGCAGGCCGCCGACGATCCGCGCGAAGGCGCGCTCCGCCGTGTAGTCAACGTGCAGCGCCATCAACACGCCCACTCGTCCGTCGTCATGCCGACCTTTCTTTTCGCACTTGCTTGACGGGGGAGCCCGACGGACGGTCCGTCGGTGCCGGATATCGCCGTGACCTCCTCGAACGTGATCTCGGCCCACACCGAGCGGGCATGCTCGTCGCCCTCGACACCCCACCGGGCCGACAGCATGGCGACGATGGTCAGGCCCCGCCCGGCCTCGTCGTGGTCGTCGGCGGCGCAGACCGAGGGCGTGGTGGGCCCGCCCTGGTCGTCGACCCACACCCGGCACCG from Catenulispora sp. MAP5-51 includes the following:
- a CDS encoding helix-turn-helix domain-containing protein — its product is MALHVDYTAERAFARIVGGLRSARLDAGLSQNALAVGMPVRGRAISEWETGAIEPTLGHLIQWSHELGRRLVIIGRDGELRIGPVRQRPGETFEIFERRRLAVPLRNRRLALGMAQGELGALVGVSRDSIQRWELVRVPPRPIAHVIWAQKLGYSLDVLAVPDNPRRVRRPSPGAPCPPCSPMIKASTLGRVDRTPGEAR
- a CDS encoding ATP-binding protein, giving the protein MEVWSREFAGRPECLLEARRFVYAVLGGSDAAHIAALVADELAGNAIKHTASGAPGGEFVLRLARYGNRCRVWVDDQGGPTTPSVCAADDHDEAGRGLTIVAMLSARWGVEGDEHARSVWAEITFEEVTAISGTDGPSVGLPRQASAKRKVGMTTDEWAC